cttgttattaatcctagcttctggggagtttactccccggagtccttatgttttttcccccagcgtatttccttggagaacgttggcaccaagaccctggttgcagctgtcgccgtggtcctgcagcactccctgctgagctcagcggtgccctgcaatgtcatgctgcgtcctgctgaaccctgcagcttcctgctacgtccatccatgctctgctgggccacgctacatcctgtaacgccctgcagcgccctgatatgacatgaactactacgactaccatttgaagtcactgttccattattaatttgactattatcgccactgttcatcacacccccaactggctcgtcagacaccgcctgccaagagcctgggtctgtccgaagttttttcccaagagggagtttttcctcgccactgtcgctctgcttgctcttgagggacttattgtaattgttggggctttgtaaattatagagtgtggtctagacctactctatctgtaaagtgtcttgagataacctatgttatgatttgatactataaataaaattgaattgaattgaattaacaaATGGTGCCATTTCACGGAACTCTGTCTGTCAAACAGTTCATCAAAGGCAAGCCACACCCATGGGGGTTGAAAATATACTTCCTGTGTGGGAAAAGTGGCATGGCCTACGACTTTCTGCTGCACCAAGGCACTAAAATGGAGCTATCACAAGAGCACAGGAGGCAGCTAGGACTTGGAGCTGGAGTGGTGTACCAGCTTAGCCAGAGGATCACCGAGGCCAACCACATGTTGTATTTTAACAATTATTTCACAACGTACAATCTTCTGGAGCTGCTGGCTGAGAGGAAAATTCATGCCGCTGGGACAGCAAGGGTCTCTCGCTTTGCCAGGCCTCCTCTACAGTCTGACAAAGAGATGGCCAAAAAGCCTCGAGGAAGCTTTGATGAAGttgtaatgtgttttttctacttttttatgTCTGAGAGGAGTCAGAatcagttaaaaaagaaatgcaggtCTGAAGGGGTTAAATGGCTACATGTCTGAACCTTTGTAACCAGTGAACTGTTTATTCTAAAGTTGGTATTTGATCTGTGGGGGTATAACGCCTGAACCTGTAGCTGAATGTTTACAACAGACCAGTTGTCATATCTGCTTAATCAACTTGTCAGTCTGTACCGTACAAAAATTCGGTCAAAAAAGTGGACCCTGAGAATGATAACACATGCTTTTGACATGGCTGTGGTCAACAGTTAGTTGGAGTACAGGCTGGATGCTGAGAGGGCGAATATCCAGACCGAAGACATCCAGGATCTCCTCCATTTCAAGATGAATGTGGCCCAGTGTCGGGTGAGAGTCCATAAAACAGTGGCAGCAAAATGTTAAAGACCCAGTATGTCTCCAGAACCACAGCGTGTCCCCCACAGACCAGCTCACCGACCAGTCCAGGATGTAAGGCCTCTATGTTAAGTTCAGTATGACATGGTTGACCACATGCCAAattatgatgaaaaaaaagaggctaCCAGATGCAAGATGCCATACTGTACAGGAAAGACACGTCTCAACACATCCACTTGTGCTTTGTGCCACACCGAAACTGCTTCAAGGCTGCTCATCGAAAATGAGTATACATGAAAACATCCACAAGCTGATATCTTCTCAAGTTCACGTTCCAGTTCCATTCCAAGTAAACGTGCTATCAGTTCATTAGCCTACTATAAAAAGTATGGTTATGTGTTGGAAGTTCCACCATAGTTTACTGAAGGAAAAACTGATATTTTTTTCAGGTAATCTTATCTACAATCATACATCTATTGTGTCCATGTGCATGTTCAGATTGCATAATTTCTCTATCTTCTTGCAGGCTTTGGGTTTTCCTGGTGATGACCTTACTGCTGTTCCCTACCCACGCTGAGATACCCCTATCAAGTTCATGTGCATGTTCAGAACTGTACACAGACTCAAAACCATGCAAACATCCAGTTCCAGATGTTAAGGTCATACCTCATTGATTTCTATGTGGAAAAACTCAGCCTTATTTTTCTAaagttttaattacattttacgCTCATCTCGTTGTGGTGTCCATTGGAATGGACATGAAAAAATACTATTAAAAACATGACTtaccaaaattgtgttttttctactttgtttttatgttggaGAGGAGTCAGAatcagttaaaaaagaaatgcaggtCTGAAGGGGTTAAATGGCTACGTGTCTGAACCTTTGTAACCAGTGAACTGTTTATTCTAAAGTTGGTATCTGATCTGTGGGGGTATAACGTCTGAACCTGTAGCTGAATGTTTGCCGTATATGGAGATGATATCGAGCTGTTTGTTTCAGAGACAACCCCTCTCTCGGAGGATATAAGACTGAGaaattatttaatttctctGTCTGAACATTCTTCAGATTTGCATCGTGTCAGAGTTCTgctcttcatcttcatcttcagaCTTTGCAGTTTAGATTTTACATTTCTATATTTTTGGACCTTTGTACCTGAAACTTTCTCCACCAAGTCTTCGGTAAGACTCAGACTCCTCTCAAACTTTTAGTATGTTATCACCTTCTCCAATGTTTTTTCGACgattattttgctgttttttcccaacatttttgtcactttttaacattttggtggtattttcaaggtttttggacaatttttaaaacatttaacctTAACCTTTTCTTCAACATGTTagtcactttatttttattttttggggcactTTTTTGTTGACAATTTCTTGACAAAACTTATACTCATGTTTTTCTTTCGACATTTTAGgcacttttttttaaggttaccaaagaggaaaaaatttcggaaaaagcaacaacaacatcGAAAAAAATAACTCCAGAAGGCAACAGAAACGTTGAAATAAATTGTCCaaaataaacctgaaataagcaacaaaaacattttagaaaaggataaaaatatcagaaaaaccgacaaaaacttCAGAGTCACAGCCTACTTTTGATAATTGGGGGTTGTAAGCACCCCCCCTATGAAGTTGAGACAGCTGCGTTGAAGAGGAACAAGCAGGAGAAAGGTTACAAAATAATtcctgcacactgtctaacttacaaaaaataatgaatgtagTACTTTTGGTTGTAGAACATCTTCAGGCTTTTATAGTTACACAGTGTTTCTTTGCAAactaaagtctctaacagcttttatatgataatataaagagatgttagatatgtcagagtaaagtctctaacagcttttatatgataatataaagagatgttagatatgtcagagtaaagtctctaacagcttttatatgataatataaagagatgttagatatgtcagagtaaagtctctaacagcttttatatgataatataaagagatgttagatatgtcagagtaaagtgtctaacagcttttatatgataatataaagagatgttagatatgtcagagtaaagtctctaacagcttttatatgataatataaagagatgttagatatgtcagagtaaagtctctaacagcttttatatgataatataaagagatgttagatatgtcagagtaaagtctctaacagcttttatatgataatataaagagatgttagatatgtcagagtaaagtctctaacagcttttatatgataatataaagagatgttagatatgtcagagtaaagtctctaacagcttttatatgaatATAAAGATAGACTAAGTTCtgtaacagcttttatatgataatataaagatgGTAGATATAGtaagtaaagtctctaacagcttttatatgataatataaagagatgttagatatgtcagagtaaagtctctaacagcttttataactCTGTGTTCCAGATCAACATGAAGATCTCTATCTTTGCTGGTGTTCTGCTGATCTCTGCTGCCGTGCTCTCTGTGGACGGACAAAGTTGGGCTGAGTTTCAAAATAAGCATATCAAAGAGTGGATGACTGCTGGCCAATGTACCCAGGTGATGAGAGCCAAAAGAATTGTGAACCCACCCACACAAGTGAACCCAAGAATCAGCTGCAAGACTTTCAATACCTTCATCATCACCGAGGATGTGAACGCCGTCCGAGCCATCTGTGGTAGAGGAGGAGCGCCATATGGCAACAGTATGAGAATTAGCACAGCTACTTTCCCAATTGTTGACTGTAACCTGGTGAATCAGAATCCACCTGCTGTTCCCTACAACTGTCGGTACAACGGAGTACCTCGTTACAACAGAAGAATTATAGTCAGATGTGAGAACGGAGAACCTGTTCACTTTCATAGAAGtcagtaatctgttactacttgatgaatcagagtaatctgttactacctgatgtatcagagtaatctattactacttgatgaatcagagtaatctgttactacctgatgaatcagagtaatctgttactacctgatgaatcagagtaatctgttactacctgatgaatcagagtaatctgttactacttgatgaatcagagtaatctgttactacctgatgaatcagagtaatctgttactacttgatgaaccagagtaatctgttactacttgatgaatcagagtaatctgttactacctgatgaaccagagtaatttgttactacctgatgaatcagagtaatctgttactacctgatgaatcagagtaatctgttactacgtgatgaaccagagtaatctgttactacctgatgaatcagagtaatctgttactacctgatgaatcagagtaatctgttactacctgatgaaccagagtaatctgttactacctgatgaatcagagtaatctgttactacctgttGAATAAAACACATGTGACAGTTTAACTCTGGGTCTGTTTTAATGTCGTCATGTTCACTCATTCATAAAGCAGTCTGGTTATGTAACAATAAAGAGACTTTGTGAAGTGGAGAAAAGTAGAAAAtgttatgaaaagaaaagactcaattatacaaaaacaaaacaagttaaccctcctgttgacctcttttcaaagttttctgtatcagaaatttgggtttctttcaaaacaatttcccaaaaataacacggatGGTTCAGCGCTcttcacatttaaaatgtttaaaaaagaactTCAAAGAATGTTGTCTTAAATGacgtaaaagtgacaaaagcaaaaataaagacaaaaatactaaaGGCATTGAAAGCCTGGAAAACTGCAGAATGAAGCCTTGAAAGAAACATCACACAACAAGGCAATAACAATATATTATAAAGCGACTAAAATATTCAAAGAAacgtcaaaaatgttgaaaaaagcatcaaa
The DNA window shown above is from Perca fluviatilis chromosome 7, GENO_Pfluv_1.0, whole genome shotgun sequence and carries:
- the LOC120562397 gene encoding angiogenin-like gives rise to the protein MFAVYGDDIELFVSETTPLSEDIRLRNYLISLSEHSSDLHRVRVLLFIFIFRLCSLDFTFLYFWTFVPETFSTKSSINMKISIFAGVLLISAAVLSVDGQSWAEFQNKHIKEWMTAGQCTQVMRAKRIVNPPTQVNPRISCKTFNTFIITEDVNAVRAICGRGGAPYGNSMRISTATFPIVDCNLVNQNPPAVPYNCRYNGVPRYNRRIIVRCENGEPVHFHRSQ